The Stieleria maiorica genome includes the window CGCCTCGATCCGAGGGACTCACCCCGCCTGGCTTGTCGCGTGCAGTTTTGAGTGGCTGAGAGGTCCCGCCGAGCTCAAGGAACTCGGCGGCAACCCGCTCGGCCGTTTCAATTAGCAGCCGCAGGAAGGAGCGGCTTCGCAACCACAAGTCGGCTCGGCTTCGCATCCGCAGCTGGGGGCGACGTCACAGCCGCTGTTGCAGCAGCCGTTGTGTCCGCCGAACAGCTTCTTCAGCAGTCCGCCACGGGGCTTGCTGCAGCAAGCCGGCTCGCAGCATCCGCAAGCGTCAGCGGCACCGCAGCAAACCGGAGCCGGGCAGCAAACCGTCACGGGGACTTGCTTGCAGACCGTACGCGGGACGCATTTGGTGACCGTGTAAGGCTCGCAAACCTGACGGCACTTCTTGACCTTGCAGGTCTTCGTGTAGCACTCGGTGCGGCACTTGTTGACGCAGACCGTCTTGGTGCGGCACTCGGGAACCATCTTGCACACCTTGTACTCGCAGGTCTTGGTGCGGCATTCGGGAACCATCTTGCAAGTGGTGTACTTGCAAACCTTCGTGCGGGGCTCGCAGACGTAGCTGCAAACGGTGTAGTTGCAGGTCTTCGTGCGGCACTCGGGAACCATCTTGCAAGTGGTGTACTTGCAAACCTTGCTGCGTTGCTCGCAGACGTAGCTGCAAACCTTGTACTCGCAGGTCTTGGTGCGGCACTCGGGGACCATCTTGCAAACGGTGTATTTGCAGGTCTTGGTGCGGCACTCGGGGACCATCTTGCAGACGGTGTAGTTGCAAGTCTTGGTCTTGCACTCAGGGACGCGTCGGCAAACCGTGTACGGGATCTCACGCGTACGGCACTCTTTCTTGTACCGCGTGCAGCAGATTTCCTTTTCTTCGCAGGTCGGAACCCAGACTTTCTTGCAGATCGTCTTGGGGCAACCTTGGACGCACTCGACGCGGCACTTGCCGGGGCAGTACACGCAGCGGCAGGTTGCAGCGTCCCAAACCCACGTGCCGGGCTCACGAACCGTGCGACGCATCATCGGGCCGGGAACGGTTTCCGTTTGCGTTTCCCAGTGTCCACCTTTGACCAAGACGGTCTTGGTGTACTGTTCGGGAACCATGACGGTGTAGTTCTCGGTGCGAACTTTGTCTTCACGCACGGTGTTGTAAACCGTGTAGTTGATCGTGCGCGTTTTGGTTTCGTGCACGGGAACCATCACGGTGTAGTTGATGGTCTTTTCACGAGTTTCGTACACCGGCTTGTTGACGGTGTAGTTGATCGTGCGCGTCTTGGTCTCCCACACCGGCTTTTTGACAGTGTAGTTGATGACCTTTTCGTGCGTCTCGTACACCGGCTTCATCACCGTGTAGTTGATCGTACGGGTTTTGGTCTCGTACACCGGCTTTTTGACCGTGTAGTTGATGACCTTTTCGTGCGTCTCGTACACCGGCTTGTTGACGGTGTAGTTGATCGTACGCGTTTTCGTTTCGTACGTCGGCACCATCACGGTGTACTGGACTTCACGCTGTTCGGTGTAAGGAACCACGCGGGTCGCTTGGACTTCGACGTCCTCATAGTACACTTCGTTCCGCGTCCGATAGCGAGTCTCTTGGACTTGCTCGTAAACGGTTTCGGTGACGTTACGCATGACGGTGTAACTGCCATCGGCGTTTGCCGATGCCGCTCCGTCAGCGACTGGTTCAGCCGCCGCGCCGTCAACGACGGTGCCGTCGCTGACCACTGACTCTCCGCAATTGCTACAGCCTTGATAGCTGATGGCACCACAATAAGCGGCGCGTGCGGATTGAGCCCCCGAGACGATCGCGATGATCGCCAAGGCGGGCAATAACCACAGCCTTTTCATCTCTTCTTTCTCCAGGAAACACTTTTGGGTTGCAAAGGGACGCACTGGATGATGCGAGACCCATTGCTCACACCCTCCTGCACTTTTTGCGTGCACGTGCACTGCGACGAAAGACCCCCCGTTCGAGACGTATCAGACTCCGGCCGTTGCACCCGTGGATGCCGTTCGACGCCTGACTTGACCTCTGTCCCCATCTACCCGCACAAACGGTGGGAGGAAGATGGTGCGGACACACAAACTCTGCGTGCCAACGAATTGGGTCCTTATGCCGTCAATTCATCGTCTGCGCAAAGTGCTCCGACCAAGCAAACAGGTCGATCAAGGCAAAATAAGACGCCTGGGCTGTCCGGGAGTGCCGCCATTGCAATCCGTAACAGATGTAGCGATCAGGAGAGATGGGTTTCAGGTTTCAGGTTTCAGGGAGGTGGGAGGTGGGAGGTGGGAGGTGGGTTTCAGTTGAGTTTTTCTGTGCGTTTCCCGTGCCCCTTCACCCCGTCTCGCTCCCGCGTGGTCGTTACAATTCGATCATGCCTTCTGATCCGACCCCCGAAACGACCTCGGACCCCAACAGCGGCGTCAACAAACTACCTCGCCCTGCCGTGGGTCGGTTGAGCCTTTACTTTCGTGAGCTGCATCGTTTGGCCGACCAGGGCGAAACCCACATCAACAGCAAACAACTCGGGGCCCTCGTCGATGTTTCGCCCGCCGTCGTGCGGCGTGACCTGAGCAGCTTGGGCACGATCGGCCGCCGCGGCGTCGGCTACCCGATCGACAAGCTGACCGAACAAATCGGCACCGTGCTCGGCAGCGGGCTGCAGTGGCAAGTCATCCTGGTCGGCGTCGGTTCCCTGGGCGATGCCTTGCTCCGCTACCGCGGTTTTGAACGCTTGGGGTTCCGTCTGGTCGCCGCCTTCGATCTGGATCCGGCGAAGATCGATCGGCAGATCGGCGGCGTTTCGATTTGGAACGCCGCCACCATGGCCGGCAAACTGGCCGAACTTTCACCGGACCTGGCCATCCTGGCCGTCCCGGTCGATCAAGCCCCCTCGGTCGCCGCAGATCTGGTCGCCGCCGGGATCAGCGGGATCCTGAATTTTGCCCCCACCACCTTGCGTTTACCCGGATCGACCGCCGTGGTGAACGTCGACCTGGCCAGCGAGCTGCAACGCCTCGCCTTCAGCGTCCAAAACCGCTGAAGCCCTCGCTTGGGAGAATCGCTTTTTGGCCTATGGATTCGGCACCTTATTCAAGCGAAATCATTCCGCGATGGATGGTCGACTCACCCTAGCCCTCGGGCGACGAAACACGAGTGACATCAGCCGAATCGCGCAAGCGTTCGGGCCCCAGCCTCGATGGACGCCCGTAGGCTGGCGCCCAATGCCACCTACTTCATGAGCCGACGGCGCTAGCCGCGGGCCTTGGATTGACCTTCGAGACTTGTAAGGCCCGAGGCTAGCGCCTACGGCTCAGTTTTTGATCGAAAGTCGGCCGAGCCGCCTATTCGCTGAGGCTCTCCCGCGCCTGCATCACCGCCGCCTTGGCAGCCTGGACCGAATCGCCCGTCGCCGTCAGGTGCCCCATCTTGCGGCCGACTTTGGCGTCCGACTTGCCATACAGATGCAGCGAAACGGTGGGCACCGCCACGGCGTGATCCCAATCGGGATGCTCGCCCTGGTCGCCCCACAGATCGCCCAACAGGTTCGCCATCGCCGCGCCGCCGACTCGAAGCTCCGGCGATCCGAGCGGCAATCCACAAACGGCGCGCACGTGTTGTTCGAACTGGCTGGTGTGACACCCTTCGATCGTCAGGTGACCGCTGTTGTGCGGACGCGGCGCGACTTCATTGATCAGAATCGTGTCGGCATCGACGACGAAGAACTCCACGCAAAGCACCCCAACCAACTGCAAAACTTCCGCGGCTCGCGTGGCAATCGTCGTGGCCATCTCACGCTGTGTGGCCGACAGGTTCGACGGGCACACCGAGACGTCCAGGATGTGATTGCGGTGGTCGTTTTCGAAGGGCGGAAAACATCGCACTTGGCCGACGCTGGAACGCGCGACGACGACCGACGCTTCTCGATCAAAGTCGATGCATTGTTCGGCGATCCAGGCGTCGGCGGAGTCCCACGGCACCTCGGCCGCATCCTCCAGTCCGGCCAAGCGGTGTTGGCCCTTGCCGTCATAGCCGCTGCGCGCGGTCTTGACGATCACCGGCCATCCATGCTGCTGGGCAAATTCACCGACCGCGGCGGCCGAATCGACCGCGGCAAAGGGTGTCACCGCCAACCCGGCGTCGCGAAACGTCGTTTTTTCAACCAACCGATCCTGGGCGGTCGCCAGCACGTGATGTGACGGGTAGGTCGGCGCGAACTCCCCGCACCAACGAATCGTCTCGGCCGGGATGTTTTCAAACTCCAGCGTGATCACTTGGCACTGTCGGGCGAACTGCGAGACGACGTCGTGGTCCAAAAGATCGCCCACCACGGTCCGCGTGGCGACTTGTGCGGCCGGTTCATCGGCCGAACCGCAAAACACGACCACGTCGTAGCCCATTTGCATCGCCGCGATCGCAAACATCCGCCCCAGCTGGCCGCCGCCGACCATGCCGATGGTCGATCCGGGCAAGACCACCGATTGATTCGATTTCAGTGCTGACACCGTGGTTACTCCAACTCGGTCGCGGCAAGGACTTGTTGCGTCTGGGATTCGATGAAAGACTCCAACGCCACGCGGACATCATCGTCACTGGTCGCCAGAATCCGAGCCGCCATCAAGCCGGCGTTCTTTGCCCCGCTGGTGCCGATCGACATCGTGGCGACGGGAATTCCGCCCGGCATCTGAACGATCGACAACAGCGAATCGAGTCCCTGCAGCGCCCGGCTCTGCACCGGCACACCGATCACCGGCAAGGAGGTCTCCGATGCCACCATGCCCGGCAGGTGGGCCGCGCCACCCGCCCCGGCGATGATCACTTTCAATCCGCGTTGCCGCGCCGATTGGGCATAGGCGAACATCCGAGCCGGCGTGCGGTGGGCGCTGACGACCGTGCGTTCGTGTGCGATGCCCAACTGTTGCAAAATCTCGCAAGCCGGTCGCATCGTTTCCCAATCGTTCTTGCTGCCCATGATCACCCCGACCAGGGCGTCGGTGGCGGGGAATTGCGTGCCGTCAGTGTCAGGTGTCGTCATACTCGCTGCAGTTGAGCTGGCGGAGGGAGGTGGGGAATGCCGGTCAAACCAGAGTTTTAAAGGGAAACCGGTGGCACCGAAAGTAGCGAGAGGCAGGGTGAATTCAACGTTGGACGAATAAGTCAGTGGTGAAGAGGAGGGGCAAAACAATGGGGGCAAAACAATCAATGAATTGAAGGATGCCAAACAAACAATCAAGGCATGAAGTTGGGCGGGCGGGCGCCGGCATCTCCGTTTTCATTATTTTGCCCCCATCGTTTTGCCCCCATCGTTTTGCCCCCATCGTTTTGCCCGCACGAACCTTGCCATTGCGAGCCGGCAACCGCGGGACACAGCCCCTACCCCACCAGAAACTCCATCGCGGCCTGGTCGGTCAGGTCGTTGACGATGCGGTCGGCGCCGGCGGATTCGAGTTCGTCGCGGCTGGCCGTCCCCGTACAGACCGCCAGACATTTGGCGCCGATCGACTGGGCACAGCGGACGTCGTTCGGGGTATCGCCGATGACGATCACGTTATCCCGCGCCGCCTCGCCCCTCCGCCGCGCCAGTTGATCGGCCGCTCGCCGGGCCATGTCGCAGCGCACCGCATCCAGGTCGCCGCCGACCACCCAAGGGAAATAGTCGATCAAGCGGTAGGTTTCCAACTTCATCCGCGCCGTTTCGGGGAAGTTGCCGGTCATGACGGCCAAGGAGACATGGGGCGTGACCGACAATGCGGGCAACAACTCGGTAACGCCCGGCAGCACGTTCCCCCGGACGGTCCGCAGGGCTTCGCGGAGCGTCACCGCGTAGCGCCGTCGCAGCCGCCCCTGGTTCTCCGGGGTCGGGTCGATGCCTGCAGCCACCAAAAACTCGCACACCAAGTCGCGATCGGTGCGTCCGCCGAACCGAATCCCTTCGGCGGAAGCCTCTGTCACCTCGAATTCGGTGCGCATCGCTTGCACCAGCGCACCGCTTCCGGCACTCTGAGTCACCAACAACGTCCCGTCGATATCGAAAAACAGCGTCCGCATGTGAGGAAAGTTAACAAAAGTCGGCCGCCGCGGGCAGTCTGGCCCATCGATTCGTTTGCGCCTCATCCACGCCGTCGCCCGTCACGCGAAGGATGGTCGACTCACAGCATCCATCGGGCGAGGAATGAGGAATAACGAGTGATATCAGCCGATTCGCGCAAGCGTTCGGGCCCCTGTGTCTACGGAGGCCCGTAGGCTGACGCCAAACGGCTAATCCCATGAGGGTTTAGCGGAATCGAAACCGCCAACATCAATACGAACGAAACCGCGAACGAATCGAAGGAGTTTACGCAGCCAGAGGCGGAGCCTCTGGAAACTTCCGTTCCCAGGCGGAGCCGGGGAACGAGGAGGGTGACTGCCCGAAACCGCACCATTTCGCCGGTCATGCGGCAAGATTTTCCAGGAATCCGCTGTTTTTCCCCGTTCACTTTTCGCGGTTCTCTGCCCTGTCCTTCCCAAATCGGGATCCGCATGCCAGAACCTAGTGTTTCTCCCCACAACCGAAGATTCGATGACCGCCAACGTGACCGAGCACGAACCGACGCGCAGCGCCCCGCCGCCCCAATCGTCAGCGGGGGAATTGGACAAGAGCAACGCCCGGGTGCGCGAAATGTTTCGCCAGATCGCGCCGCGCTACGACCTGATGAACCATCTGTTGTCGTTGAACATCGACAAGTATTGGCGAACCCAGGCGGTCAAACGATTGCGTCTTGCCCCCGGCGTGCCCGCACTGGATGTGTGCACCGGGACGGGCGACCTGGCGATCGCGATCGCCGACGCAGCCCCCGAGGACGTCGCGGTCGTGGGCAGCGACTTTTGTTACGCGATGCTGGAGATCGCACGGCGTAAACGCGTCGCGGGAACACGGTCCGAATCGATCGAATTTCTGGAAGCCGACTCTCAACAACTGCCCTTTCCCGCCGACCGATTCCAGTGCGTGACCGTCGCCTTCGGATTGCGGAACGTCGCCGACACCGACCGGGGGCTGCAAGAGATGACACGGGTGTGTCGCCCGGGCGGCCAAGTCATGGTGTTGGAGTTCTCCAAGCCGACGATGATGGGACTGCGGCAAACCTACAACTTCTACTTCAAGCACATCTTGCCCAAAGTCGGACAGTGGTTCGCCCGGAACAACAAGTCGGCCTATTCCTACCTGCCCGATTCGGTCAGCCGGTTCCCCGACGGCCAAGCCCTGGCCGATCGCATGCTGGCGGCGGGCTTGACCGACGTTAAATTCACCCCGCTGACCTTCGGCGTGTGCACGATTTACGAAGGCACCAAACCGCTCGCCGACGAACCGAGTGGAGCGTCCCCATGAGTTCGACCGTTTCATCGCACGTCACCGGGCATCCGACCGCGAGGCGGAATCCGGTCGTGGTCGGGATCACCGGCGCCAGCGGAGCGATGTATGCCATACGGTTGCTCCAGTCGCTGGCCGCCGCCGAGATCGACGTCCACGTGACGATCAGCCCCAGTGGCGCGGCGGTGATCACCCAGGAAACGGGACTGGCGATCAACCTGCGCCAGCTGAATCTGAACCGACTGGTTTCCTACATTCCCGCCTGGTCAACCGATCGACATCGCCAACTGATTCAGGAAACCGATTGGGACAGCGCCTTGGCCGGCCGGTTTTATTATCACCAGCACGACGACTACATGACTCCGATCGCCAGCGGTTCTTTCCGCACCAGCGCGATGGTGGTTTGTCCCTGCAGCGGCAGCACGCTCAGCGGGATCGCCCGTGCGGCGGCAAGCAACCTGATTCAGCGCGCAGCAGAGGTGCACTTGAAAGAACACCGTAAACTGGTCGTCGTCCCCCGCGAAACTCCGGTCAGTGCCTTGCAGTTGGAAAACATGCACAAGATCGCGTTAGCCGGCGGGGTGATCTTGCCGGCGATGCCGGGTTGGTACCACGGTGTCGATTCACTCGACTCGCTCGTCGATTTTGTCGTCAGCAGGATCTTGGACCAACTGGAACTGGACAACCGATTGATCCAGCGATGGAAGGACGGATCATGACTTCTAATCACACGCCGACCGGCGGTGGGCGATTGGCCGACTGGCTGGGACTGATTCGATTCAGCCACACCTTGTTCGCGCTGCCCTTTGCGGCCCTGGCGACCGTGATGGCGATCGCGACACCGCTGCCGGGCGGCCAGTCGGTCGACATCCGAATTCGAGACTTGGTCGGGATTCTGGTCTGCATGGTTGCGGCGCGGAGTGCGGCGATGGCGTTCAATCGGTTGGTCGACCACAAGATCGACGCCGAAAACCCACGCACCAAGGGACGTCACATCCCCGCCGGCATCCTGTCTCGCAAGTCCGTGTTGTGGTTCACCGTGGGCTGCAGTGTCGTGTTCGTCGCGTCGACCGCGTTGTTTTTGCCCAACTGGATCCCGCTGGCAGCATCTGTCCCGGTGTTGCTGTTCTTGTTGGGGTATTCACTGGCCAAGCGATTTACCAGCGCGGCGCATTTGTGGTTGGGCGTCGCGCTCAGTCTGTCGCCGCTGTGCGCCTGGGTTGCGATCCGTGGACCGTCGTCGCTGGATCCGATCAGCGATCTGATTGCGCCCTTGTTACTAGCGGCATCGGTCGCCGCCTGGGTGACCGGATTCGATATCATTTACGCGTGCCAAGATCAAGCGTTTGACGCCGCCGCGGGGCTGCACAGTGTTCCCAGCCGGTTCGGCGTGGCCGGTGCGTTTCGAATCGCAGCGGCATCCCATTTGGTGATGCTGATCGTCCTGGCGTTGCTGCCCGGATTGGCCCCGGATGTCGGATTCAGCTGGCTGTATTGGATCGCACTGGCGTGCATCGCGGGGTTGGTGGTGCGACAGCACACGCTGGTGCGGCCCAACGATTTAAACCGAGTCAACGAGGCGTTCTTCCATGCCAATGTGGCGATCAGCGTTTTGTTGCTGGTCGCCGGATCGATCGACTGCCTGTGGTTGTAGCGATTGGTTCTCGCGGCAGCGGAGCGGAGAGGGCCAAAAGATGGACTGGTCAAAAAATGGGGGGCCGGACGCCGGCGCGACCCCGCTGATCTCATTCGATGACCAGCCGTGTGGCGCAAGCCCAATGCCACCAACTTTCGATCACAAACTGAGCCGTAGGCGCTACCCTCTGGCTTTACAAGAGCCGTAGGCGCTAGCCTCGGGCCTTACAAAAGCCGTAGGCGCAAGCCTCGGGTCTTACAAGTCTCGAAGGGCAATCCAAGGCCCGCGGCTAGCGCCGTCGGCTCATCGAGTCGGTGCGTTTGGCGCATGCCTGCGGGCCTCCCCCTGACAATCGCTCGGCCCAAGGCCCCTCAGCCCCACTCGCAATCCAGCTCGATTTCGCCCTGTTCCCAAGCGACCAGGAAGGGCGGCAGGCTGGGCAGCACGTCGGGTGCGTTTCGCACCTCCTCGCGGCTCATCCAGAACACCTCGGCGACTTCGTCGGGGTTGGCGACCGGGTGATGGTCGTACTCCAAGTGAGCATGCCACCAGGCCAGATTGGTGCCCCAGGCGGTCACACTGCGGTAGCATAGGGCGGCGGGAGTGACGTCGATGGCAAGCTCTTCCTGCATTTCGCGAACCAGGGCTTGCTGCTCCGTTTCTCCTTTTTCGATCGCTCCCCCCGGCAAGCAGAGCTTTCCCGGTGCGGTCACCGTCAATGAGCGACGGATGATCAGCAGTTTCGCATCGCGGAACACGACGGCGACGACGCCTCGTTTTCGGCGCGTCCTCGGCTTGATCGGGGGAGAATTCATATCCCAGCTTGTAACCGAATGCGGGCGGATCGACAATCGTGATCCGCCTCGGCGACGAAAACATCCTCGATCCACCGCGAAACATTGACGAAAATCGGTCCCCTTTTCGATTCCGCCAGCGACCACTCGCGCGAAACACAGGCGTCGCTGGCCGAGGCGATCCGGATTTGTGCGCGCTTGCGCGAGCGGGGCCACGTCGCGTACTTCGCCGGCGGATGCGTCCGTGATGCGTTGCTCGGTCGTGAACCGAAAGATTTTGACGTGGCGACCGA containing:
- a CDS encoding redox-sensing transcriptional repressor Rex encodes the protein MPSDPTPETTSDPNSGVNKLPRPAVGRLSLYFRELHRLADQGETHINSKQLGALVDVSPAVVRRDLSSLGTIGRRGVGYPIDKLTEQIGTVLGSGLQWQVILVGVGSLGDALLRYRGFERLGFRLVAAFDLDPAKIDRQIGGVSIWNAATMAGKLAELSPDLAILAVPVDQAPSVAADLVAAGISGILNFAPTTLRLPGSTAVVNVDLASELQRLAFSVQNR
- a CDS encoding 5-(carboxyamino)imidazole ribonucleotide synthase encodes the protein MSALKSNQSVVLPGSTIGMVGGGQLGRMFAIAAMQMGYDVVVFCGSADEPAAQVATRTVVGDLLDHDVVSQFARQCQVITLEFENIPAETIRWCGEFAPTYPSHHVLATAQDRLVEKTTFRDAGLAVTPFAAVDSAAAVGEFAQQHGWPVIVKTARSGYDGKGQHRLAGLEDAAEVPWDSADAWIAEQCIDFDREASVVVARSSVGQVRCFPPFENDHRNHILDVSVCPSNLSATQREMATTIATRAAEVLQLVGVLCVEFFVVDADTILINEVAPRPHNSGHLTIEGCHTSQFEQHVRAVCGLPLGSPELRVGGAAMANLLGDLWGDQGEHPDWDHAVAVPTVSLHLYGKSDAKVGRKMGHLTATGDSVQAAKAAVMQARESLSE
- the purE gene encoding 5-(carboxyamino)imidazole ribonucleotide mutase translates to MTTPDTDGTQFPATDALVGVIMGSKNDWETMRPACEILQQLGIAHERTVVSAHRTPARMFAYAQSARQRGLKVIIAGAGGAAHLPGMVASETSLPVIGVPVQSRALQGLDSLLSIVQMPGGIPVATMSIGTSGAKNAGLMAARILATSDDDVRVALESFIESQTQQVLAATELE
- a CDS encoding HAD family hydrolase; the encoded protein is MRTLFFDIDGTLLVTQSAGSGALVQAMRTEFEVTEASAEGIRFGGRTDRDLVCEFLVAAGIDPTPENQGRLRRRYAVTLREALRTVRGNVLPGVTELLPALSVTPHVSLAVMTGNFPETARMKLETYRLIDYFPWVVGGDLDAVRCDMARRAADQLARRRGEAARDNVIVIGDTPNDVRCAQSIGAKCLAVCTGTASRDELESAGADRIVNDLTDQAAMEFLVG
- the ubiE gene encoding bifunctional demethylmenaquinone methyltransferase/2-methoxy-6-polyprenyl-1,4-benzoquinol methylase UbiE, which translates into the protein MTANVTEHEPTRSAPPPQSSAGELDKSNARVREMFRQIAPRYDLMNHLLSLNIDKYWRTQAVKRLRLAPGVPALDVCTGTGDLAIAIADAAPEDVAVVGSDFCYAMLEIARRKRVAGTRSESIEFLEADSQQLPFPADRFQCVTVAFGLRNVADTDRGLQEMTRVCRPGGQVMVLEFSKPTMMGLRQTYNFYFKHILPKVGQWFARNNKSAYSYLPDSVSRFPDGQALADRMLAAGLTDVKFTPLTFGVCTIYEGTKPLADEPSGASP
- a CDS encoding UbiX family flavin prenyltransferase, with translation MSSTVSSHVTGHPTARRNPVVVGITGASGAMYAIRLLQSLAAAEIDVHVTISPSGAAVITQETGLAINLRQLNLNRLVSYIPAWSTDRHRQLIQETDWDSALAGRFYYHQHDDYMTPIASGSFRTSAMVVCPCSGSTLSGIARAAASNLIQRAAEVHLKEHRKLVVVPRETPVSALQLENMHKIALAGGVILPAMPGWYHGVDSLDSLVDFVVSRILDQLELDNRLIQRWKDGS
- a CDS encoding 4-hydroxybenzoate octaprenyltransferase, which translates into the protein MTSNHTPTGGGRLADWLGLIRFSHTLFALPFAALATVMAIATPLPGGQSVDIRIRDLVGILVCMVAARSAAMAFNRLVDHKIDAENPRTKGRHIPAGILSRKSVLWFTVGCSVVFVASTALFLPNWIPLAASVPVLLFLLGYSLAKRFTSAAHLWLGVALSLSPLCAWVAIRGPSSLDPISDLIAPLLLAASVAAWVTGFDIIYACQDQAFDAAAGLHSVPSRFGVAGAFRIAAASHLVMLIVLALLPGLAPDVGFSWLYWIALACIAGLVVRQHTLVRPNDLNRVNEAFFHANVAISVLLLVAGSIDCLWL
- a CDS encoding NUDIX hydrolase: MNSPPIKPRTRRKRGVVAVVFRDAKLLIIRRSLTVTAPGKLCLPGGAIEKGETEQQALVREMQEELAIDVTPAALCYRSVTAWGTNLAWWHAHLEYDHHPVANPDEVAEVFWMSREEVRNAPDVLPSLPPFLVAWEQGEIELDCEWG